The following are from one region of the Pygocentrus nattereri isolate fPygNat1 chromosome 20, fPygNat1.pri, whole genome shotgun sequence genome:
- the oclnb gene encoding occludin b: MPSEKHSSSKRTHHRSSRHTFSAAYPDEHMLHYYRWTSSPGVMKIMCIIIIIMCVALFVCVASTLAWDYDMEAMGMGGLGMGMGYGGGGYGGGGYGGGMGGSYGSGVGSYGGGYGGYGGYYMDPLTGKGFIIGIAAVTFIAVLVIFILVVSRQNTARSHKFYLASIIISAILAVLMLIASVVYLVAVNPTAQSSGSMMYNMIWQLCAQYQNQPQASGIFINQYMYHYCVVEPQEAVAIVLGFLLAVALIILLVFSVKTRQEMRRYGRHRVYWEEPKLFNDTFSHGVEKWVTNVSGEPEALVNDHNDQVGASPSYLDQSADFQKPIYLPGGSDLTSMLSITKSKLRDYDTGAESADDLDETDYDGEFPPITNDVKRQEYKRHFDRDHMEYRRLQAELDDINVGIAEVDRELDRLQEGSPQFLDAMVQYNRLKSLKRSAEYQMKKKRCKQLKAKLSHIKRRVSDYDRRP, from the exons CCACCACCGGTCCTCCCGCCACACCTTCTCGGCCGCCTACCCAGATGAGCACATGCTACACTACTACCGCTGGACGTCGTCTCCAGGTGTGATGAAGATCAtgtgcatcatcatcatcatcatgtgcgtggcgttgtttgtgtgtgtggcgtCCACTCTAGCATGGGACTATGACATGGAAGCCATGGGCATGGGTGGGCTGGGAATGGGCATGGGCTATGGAGGCGGGGGCTATGGAGGCGGGGGCTATGGAGGTGGTATGGGGGGCTCGTACGGCAGTGGGGTTGGAAGCTATGGTGGTGGGTACGGCGGCTACGGAGGCTACTATATGGATCCCTTGACCGGCAAAGGCTTCATCATCGGCATTGCGGCCGTCACCTTCATAGCCGTGCTGGTCATCTTCATCCTGGTGGTGTCGAGGCAGAACACTGCCCGTTCACATAAGTTTTACCTGGCCAGCATCATCATCTCTGCCATCCTGGCCGTGCTCATGCTCATCGCTAGCGTGGTGTACCTGGTGGCCGTCAACCCCACGGCTCAGTCCTCTGGCTCCATGATGTACAACATGATCTGGCAGCTCTGCGCCCAGTACCAGAACCAACCCCAGGCGTCCGGCATCTTCATCAACCAGTACATGTACCACTACTGCGTGGTGGAACCTCAGGAG gCCGTTGCCATCGTTTTGGGGTTCCTTTTGGCGGTGGCACTGATCATTCTGCTGGTATTTTCCGTGAAGACCCGCCAGGAGATGAGACGCTACGGCAGACACCGTGTGTACTGGGAGGAGCCTAAGCTTTTCAATGACACCTTTTCTCATGGTGTGGAGAAATGG GTGACTAACGTGTCTGGGGAACCAGAGGCTTTGGTGAATGACCACAATGACCAGGTCGGTGCATCCCCAAGCTATCTTGACCAAAGCGCTGATTTTCAGAAACCGATCTATCTTCCTgg CGGCTCCGACCTGACGAGCATGCTGAGCATAACAAAGAGTAAACTGAGAGACTACGATACGGGAGCAGAATCAGCTGACGATCTGGACGAAACTGACTATGATGG TGAGTTCCCTCCCATCACTAATGATGTTAAGAGGCAGGAATATAAGCGGCATTTTGACAGGGACCACATGGAATACAGGCGGCTGCAGGCCGAACTGGACGACATCAATGTGGGCATCGCCGAGGTGGACCGAGAGCTGGACCGGCTGCAGGAGGGAAGCCCACAGTTCTTG GATGCCATGGTGCAGTATAACAGACTGAAGAGCCTGAAGAGG